Within the Hemitrygon akajei unplaced genomic scaffold, sHemAka1.3 Scf000055, whole genome shotgun sequence genome, the region TGTAGTTAAGTTTGAAACTAGCATACTGAGGCTGTAGGGGGTGGGATTTGGATCAGGAACTTTATTTCGGCACGTTGTATCACAGTAAGAATTGGAAATGGATAAGAAACAGTTTACAGAAACCTTCCCCATCACACTCCGATCCTTAACAGAGTGTAGAACCGCTGGAATCTGCCGCAAGCTTGGACATCCAACCTGCCTCTCTCCCACTCCTGACGCTAAGAAAGGTCGCGACGCCCTGCAAACTTGGAACTGATGAGTCACAGATGGGGACGGCGTGTCTAACACCAAGCTAAGTGAGCGTGGGTGCCTTATCTGCCGTATGCGCTCGTTTCCGTGTGAAATTCACGCACGCTCTCGCCGCGTTGGCTGGGACCAGACTTGACGTGACCGGGTTTAGGACGGGTTGATGCCAGGTGGGTGGACAAATCCCAGGAGAGTGACTTGAAGGCGTGTGGTGATCGAATGAATCCTATCTGGATTTTGTAAGAAATTAGGAAGTATGTTCCCAACTGGAGTGGAGAAGTTGCGATTTCGCGTCTGGAATTTGGAGTTCTAGTGAAAGTGCAATGTCTGGTTTTACTGGATCTTCTGAACAGGGACGGAATGGATCGGGGAGCGTGTTCCTTCCAATAACTGGAAATGCCGGCCCCTCCTCTTTCAGGATCTACATTATGAACAAGGAGCAGTGATAAAATAAGGTCTCTGCGCATAATCGTTTTAACATTTAACAAGTTTTTTACCGTGGTCTTTAATTCAGAAAAGAGACTTACAGAGATGGCACGTGGTAGCAACGAGGATCAGTATCCACGGAAATAGTCGCGTTGTCTCCATTCTCTCAAAAAGCAAGAGCTCGTTCCTTGTTCTGAGGGAGCAGCGatgcttccttttccttcttcaaGTGCCCACTGACGATAGTTGCTTTTTTTCAGATAAGACCTGCGTTACACTAACACAGAAACTAAAGAATATCGAGATCAATGTGCGGCAGTAAATATTTTGATGAGTGTACGGTTGTCCGATATCACTGTGTTCACCAACGCGTCCCTCCCTGcacctctctctttctttctctctgcctccaGCTGGAAACTTCAATCAGTTCCAGTTCACGAGGATAAAAGGCAGCGGCATTTTTTGGCAGCGAAATGGAGATTTGACCAGCGGCCACCGGCGTTTGGGTTTAATTTGTAAGAGCAATTTCAAGGATTTTGCTCTTTACTCAAAAGCGCAGCGGCCACTGTCGCATTCTGAGTGGACAGAGACAGGGGGATGTTCTTCAGCGTCTTGCTGGCTTCAGAAAGGAGAGGATTCACTCAGAGACACCAGAGGAAAGAAAAGCGCAAGTTTCTTTCCTCCTCTTCTTCATGTCAGCTCAGCCATGTTGGGCCGACACGCAGCACAGTTCAATGCTCACCTTGGGGGATGTAGGAAGGCTGGACAACCTGCAATATCTCTAACCATCACAACTGCGAGATGCGCAGACAGCAGCAGCTACAAATTAACCtcgttaaggagctggagctggaactggatgaactcccgATTATTCGGGGGGATGAAGGTGTGGTAGATAGGATGCATAGAAGAGGTAGTAACATCCAAGGTGGAGGTCACAGGATACTGTGTGCCGTTCAGGAAGAGGGAAGGGGTTAAGGAGCAAGTGCAGAGTACCtcactgttccactctgaataacaggtatatcactttggatactgtcagggTGCGGGCGGTTTGGggagtgacctgacagaggaaagtcacagtggttgtgTATCTGGCGCTCAGACTGCCTCTGGGACTCAGACGGGAAGAACAAACAAGCAGCGACGACCGGGGATTCATTAGTTACAGGAGGCTCTGTGGGCGAGGACGAGATTCGCGAGTGGTGTGTTGTCTCCCGGGTGTCACGGTCCGCGATTACTCGGATCGAGCTCTCGGCatgctgaagagggagggggaacaTGGGTAGGAGGAGTGTCGAGATTCTGCCAAGTatattcagggagttaggtgctaagttaaagagcgTGGGATCcagtgttgtgatctcaggactggtTCGCCGTGCCGCGAGATTCTGAGCCCAGGAATAGGACGATTTTGcggtttaatacgtggctaaggatttGGTGTAGCATGGAGCGGATGAGATGTTTGGTGTATTAGGCTCGCTTCCGGTGAAGTTGTGACCCGTGCAGAGGGACGTTTTGcagctgaactggagagggacacatttcccagcgggaaggtttatTGATGCCGCACGGTGTTGCTTACACTAGAGTTGCAAGGGGGATGACAAGAGGGGTGTCGGAGCAGTTAGTTGAGGCAGATGGTGATGGGATCTCATACAacgttaggaatcaaaaggttaagcATGAGGCGACAAAATCGTAAATGGTGAACGGAGGATGGAGGTGTTGTATCAGAATATGCGCGGTGTAGGACACAGGGCAAATGAATTCCCAGCGCATTTGCAGATTGGCAGGCACGATGCTGCAGGCATCccggaatcatggctgaaagattaaggctgggagcttaatgtccaaggatacacattgtatcgaaaggacagataAGGCAGAGAGTATGGTGATGCTGTGTTAATTAAAAATAATATCGTAAATCACCGAATGTGGTTTATGAGTGTACACCTTCGAGGACAATAAAGATGTCGCCTTGAAAACATATTTAACTATgtgaaaggaaaagaaaagcGATCATATGAGACTTAAGTAAGACTAGTGCAGTTTTGAATGAAGGTGCATTTGACTCGTGCATATCGGAACACTGGGTGACGTGATTCGTGACTCCCTTCTCTGTTCATTCCCTTCCTACGTCCGCTTCTTCGTCATCCAATCAAATTCCTCTTTTAAAGTTTCCATCTACTAACTCCCGGTATCTCCCTTCATCGCCGCTGCCCGACCCATCTGCATCACACTAACTCCCCATCCTCGACAAGGACGCACCTCACAAGGTCCAGATTGATCTCCATACCTACACTTCCTTCTTTCTCCCGGATTCCGTCTTTTCTTTCTCGTCCCTATGACGTGCCTAGGCGCGGAACGTCGAGCCTTTgttccattccatagatgctgagttcttccagcattttgtgcgtgtcgcTGTGTATTTACGTCATCCACAAGCTCTCTGGTAATTATGATGTTATATCGATTTATCTACTTTCCAGTTATAATCCCACCAACCACCCACGCCTCTatttctccatttcccacacaaGTTACCTTGTGACTGCTCCTCGTCTACTCTCACCTTCTCCCCACTCTGGTTACCCGATGACCACTGCTTTTCACCTCACCTCCCCTTTACACTTCATTGGCTGCCCTCTTCCTTTGTTTTATCTTGTGATCCACGGCCCTGTCCCATTAGACTCCCTGCATCTTCAACACTTGACCTCTTCCAACTGTCACCTTCTTCATTCACGTCACCTATGACAGCCACCTTAAATGTCACCGGTTCCTGCCTCTCAGCTGTTCAGTTTGGACAGATCACACCCCCGCCCCTTTGTTTTCTTGCATCGGGTGGTGTGAAGTAGATAGTGCCAGTCGGCTTGCGGGTACTGGGCAAAGACCCTGCTGCTGTGTATTGTGATTTGTTGACTGTTTACGGCAAAGTTGGTGTGCACGAGCGCCCTCTGCTGCCGTGGCCATATGTGCCCCGTTTTGTTTTGAACACAGAAATTTATTGGACAGCGTTCTTGCGAATGAGGGACTGTCTTTGTCCCCAAGTAGACGTCCGTGAAGGGAAATGTTTTTCTTGGATAATCCGGTTGAAAGTGATAACTGTCACCCGTCTCCCGTCACCTGAATAGTCCCCTGAATAACCGGTCTGAGATAAATCGTGGCTGGGTACATGGGTAGATATGAGGCATTCTACTTTTCCTGGTAGGTCCACTGTCCGCAGGGTGAATACTCGTGATAGGCTCACGATAGATTTGGATGCTATTGCTCGCGACTGTCCGTCTACCATCACTTTTTGTTCACTCACCCCGTGGTTCTCCATTAGCTGGTACGAAACCTCGGTCTCTAAACAAACCGGCAATTGATATTAACTTACAAACATGCTTGTGACGGGCAGATAAAAAAAATGACAAACTCAGTAAACGGATGGCAATTAATTGAGactttatatttttttatttttatatatgttCAGAGTCTACCCGTATTCGTGACAATGTTAAAGCGGAATAAGCTTTTACAGACCTTGGAATGTACGATTTGAATTTATCAGCATGTTCTAGATTGACAAATCGATAATAGATAACATTAAAAATGGCAAATAAAAATCTGGCAAATAGCAAGCACATTAATCTCCAGGTAGCGGGGTCCTCTTTAAACATGTAGCTACATACCCAAGATAACCCTAAATAAAGGCATGGTCGAGagattcagttgttattcagaccaggcatcagaaaggggaagaaatgtgagttAAGTGACTTTCATTGTGAAATTATTGCTGGTGCCTGAAGATATGGTTTGTGTAAGTCAGAACCTGTTGATCCCCTGAGATTTTAGGACTCCCGTGTTTGCAGAAAATTGTGCAAAACACAGACGCACATGAAAGCCCATCCCACGCCCAccccgccacacacacacacacacacacacacacacacacacacatacatacacacacacacacacacacacacacacacacacacacacacacacacacacacacacacacacacacacacacacacacacacacacacacacacacacacacacacatcgaaAATCTAATTTACGACGGCTGTCTGTGCTAAAATGCGATAGAAACTGAAATAACATCGGGACTTTGATCTAGTCTCAGGATTCTGCCTCGCCTCTCGCTGTGTATTGGCCAGCCTCCTCAGAGCTCCCAAAATACATTCGCCTGCACTTCTCTCGATTACATTTCATCAGCGCCGTAAAAACAACAGTGGTGTGAGATAATAAAATCTGAGCGCAAAAAGACCTCGGGTTTTGCAGCGGATGGGCTGCCACACAGCAGGAGGCCACAAACATGCACTCGATGGTCTCTTTATTCGATACAAGATGAACGGAATACAATGCCAAATGAGCGCATCGTCTTCCCATCAGTTACacgcttaaaaaaaaaacaaaaataaaactgcaATTGGATATTCTATCTCTGTGATGTATTTGCAGTGGCCGAGTCAACAAGCTTGAAGCCTGTCCAGTTCACTCTCCTTAAAACAGTGTGAGTTCCAATTTTGCTGCAGGACGATATTGCGCGATAAATGAGACACGCCGCAAAGAAGCAGGTGAAATGTAATCGGGAAGATTAGgaggaggagagtgtgtgtgtgtgtgtgtgtgtgtgtgtgtgtgtgtgtgtgtgtgtgtgtgtgtgtgtgtgtgtgtgtgtgtgtgtgtgtgtgtgtgtgtgtgtgtgtgtgtgtgtgtgtgtgtgtgtgtgtgtgtgtgcacgtgtgtgtgtgtgtgtgtggaggtggTTGTGAGGACTGAGGACAACAAGCAGGACAATAAGCAGCGACAGACAAATTCCTGGGAGTAGATCAGATTGCAGATGTACACGGACGTTAAAAGTTAACACTTAGGTAGCTAGCGTGGTTAAGACAGCAAGTGAGATGTTCTCCTTAGCAGTCGGACCTTAGAAGGCAGGAGATGTGTCAGATATATCGTACACAGCTgagttttatagaaacataggaaacgtACAGAACAATACtggcccttccgcccacaaatctgtgccgaaccttagaactacctagtcttacacatagccctctgtttttccatTAGCCATCCTGGAGTCAGCTTGAAAAACCCTATCGTTTGCACCTCCCctactgccgccggcagcccatttcacgcactcaccactctctgcgtaaaaaacaaacaaaccctgagatctcctctgtacctgcttccaagcacctttaaactatGTCCTCACgttctagccatttcaacccagggaagttgcctctgactatccacataaccaattcctgtcatcatcttataagGATGTCCTCACCGGTttacagaaacacagaaacatagaacacctacagcacaatacaggcccttgaaGTCAAAAAGCTATGCCGAgcacgtccttaccttagaaattgccaGACTTTCCCGTAGCTCTCTACTTCTCTCAccgcactctgtgtaaaaaccttacccctgacatctcctctgtacctactccccagcatcttaaacctgtgttctcttgtggcaaccatttcagcctctgactgtccacaaggtcaatacctctcatcatcttattcatgtctatcaggtcacctctcatcctccgtcgctccaaggagaaaaggccgagttcactcaaactgtcttcctaaggcatgctccccaatccaggcaacatccttgtacatctcctctgcaccctttctatggtttccacggccttcctgtagtgaggcgaccagaactgagcacagtactccaaataggGTCAGACCAGCgtccgatatagctgcaacattacctctcggctcttaaaaatcccacgactgatgaaggccaatgcactgtatgccttcgtaaccacagagtcaacctgagcagcagctttCAGCGtcatatggactcggaccccaagatccctctgatcctccacactgccaagagttttaccatcaatactatattctgccatcatatttggcctcccaaaatgaaccacctcacacttatccgggttgaactccatctgccacttctcaacccagtttcccTGAGGCACCTGTTTTGGGAATTCAGACACAATCTGACGATGGTTCTGGGACAGGAAATGTTTGACTACCTTTTGCTCTACGCGGAGGCTGCTCTTTTGCGAATCTGTCAATTAACCCACCCTCCTCCCCCATACGCTATAGTAATCTGCGCTGAAGCACGAACCGGGGATCGAGCATTCCGCCCGCACATTACAGCGAAATGTGAAGCAACAGCGCCAGGATGGACAACCACACCATTGGGAAAATGGCGGTCCCCTCACACCTCAGAACAATCATCTCGCCTTTACTGCCCCTCTCCACCCTTACCCGGATCTCAGCCTTCCCGTCCGTGTGGAGAGAAATATCAACTCCGTCAGCACGCGGTTGGTAACTTGTGATTATGAACGCTTCATATGGCGGAATCAGAACCTCTTCCTCATCGGGGATAGCCGAGTATTTTTGTATCTGTGCACCGTACTGAGAGGAAATATTAAACATTGTTTCTCTGCCGAATTCCTCGTGCTTTTCGCTGCGAGAGGACGAAGCAAAATAGCCAAATTTTATTCTATCTCCCATCTTACCAATGGACCTTATTGTCATTCCTCTGTAGGTCGGCTGGGGTGGTTTACCAAAGTCCTCTCTCAGTCTCTCGAGGGCAATGGATAGAAGGTACTGGAAACTTTTGAAGGGAAATTTCTCAGCGTACACCGAGTCGTTGGCTCCGCACAACCTCAGTGCCGCGTTGAACTGCCTATACAATTCAGTCACAAGCGTATAGGCAATTATGGCCACCACGTGTTCTTCTTTGAGCCCCCGGGGCACTGGGACCTTGCTCAGCCGCGGGTCGTTTTTTCGTTTCTCAACTGCCTCCGTCCATGCGTCGTCAAGCGTTTTGTTAATTTCACACTCCTTTGCGAGATATTCGATGGCCAACCTGTCGGACTCGTCGCTCTGGGTGTAGACGTAAGCGGCAGAGTTCTCCATCATGCTCAGTATGATGACGTCATCGCCACTGTTCGAAGCATTCCCCCGACCTGGAAACGGATAGAAACTTGGAATCAGAGATCTGCGTTATGCAGAAGTGTTCAACGAGACAGGACGTTATTCGTTTGACCGTGTGTGTGTTGGGGcggcagggggtgggggggggaggagggagagacacAGGTGATATCTCGAGTTGTCACAACTTAAGAGGACCATAAAGAGCGCGACAGCCCACAGTCCTTTCCCGAGCTCTGGTGCATCATGAAGAACAAGGTTTGGGGTTGAAGGCGATTTAATGGGAAACCGCGCAGGAAATTGGATTTTGGGCCCCCCACCTGTACCAACCCCATCTTCTAGCAGTTCAGCGGTAGATACCGATGCCTGGATGATTCAGCTCTGCGTCTGGACACTTCCTGAATGATGTTCGGAAATCTGCTTCCTCTGCTGATCCCAGATATAATCAGTATCGGAACACGATATGTATCCGACCTGGATTTTACCAACATTTAGAAATATGTTCCCAACTGGATTGCAAAAGTTGCGATTTCGCTTCTTAAAAACTGGAATTATTAAAGGGTCTGTTTAACTGTGATTTAGTGGAACGTATTCCGTGCAATACCTGGAAATACCAGCCACACCTCTTTCAGGATCCAGCTTTTGAGTAAGGGTCAGTGGTAAAATAAAGCCACTGTGCATAATTGTttgcaaatttcacaaattcttaCCCGTGGTCTTGAATTTAAAATAGAGACTTACTCAGATGGCACGTGGTAGAAACGAGGATCAGAATCCATGAAAATAGTCGTGTTGTCTCCATTCTCCGAAAAAGGATTAACTCGTTCCCTGCTTAGGACGGAAGCAACGATGGAATTGTCCTATTCCTTCTTGATACACCCGCTGGCAAAGTGATTCTTGCTCTCAGATAAGACCTGCATAACGATATCACAGAAACTACAGCATAATGAGTTCAGTGTGCCGCAGTAGATATTTGAATGCGTTGTCATGTTCCTTTGAAGCCCCTAATCCCATCGTGGTCCCAtccatccctccctccttctctctctctcttatatcTCTCTATCTCTTCTGTGTCTCCGTTACTTCCCTtctttctatctctctctgtacctctgtctgtctctctgcctgtatctgtctctctttctctttctctccccctctgttcccctctctctcttccatctCTCTTTCTGTGTCTCTATTGCTTTCTCTCACTTTCTCCTGtaacgagatctgaaggattattctacagtggactgttccttgaaaagagagagagacagagctaACAGCGTGTGTGCTAtttcagagagagaggaacaggtagCCTGTGAGTTGCCTTcgaaactgaaaggcggagctatatgatggacagtttGTGTTCCGCActgagatatatacaaggtcagttgactttttaatcagacacacaccAGACACACAAGACGAACAGGAGACACACGActccagaggcaaggaggacTCTAGTGAGATTTGTGTacccacgacaagggtggggtttttgatcacagtgtggacaaagaggtgaccggtggggagcggtcggtgtgtttaaccctggtctgGAGTTGCTAACTCCACAACAGAAGACGACATCCCCTTTACTGTGTTTGCTGAAGGTAAAGtacttactgaggctgaggttctaCGCTGTTAATTTCTCTCTCTGAATAGATACAAATACAAGGTTGTTTAACTGGAGTCTTATCTCACAAGAGTATGACATGGCAAAAAACCACGTGAAAGGAACTGACAATATTATAACAGACTGTTCGTCTGGATGTTAAGTTAAAGATTGTAATGCTGTGCCATGTTACCTGATAATTATGCATGTATTGCTTCAAGCTGTATCACCGATAGTTAAGACGAAGTTTTGCTGGTTCATCAAAAAAATTTCTAAAAGGAGAGTGGTGTCATGAGATCggaaggattattctaaagtggactgttcctttaaaagagagagagaggaagcgaACAGCGTGTGTGCTATTTCCGAGAAAGAGAGAGGATTTGTCACGAACAACCGGCCGATACTTATGCAGAAGagaaatctgcatatgctggaaagccaagcaaaacacacacacacacacacacacacacacacacccaccacacacacacacacacacacacacacacacacacacacacacacacacacacacacacacacacacacacacacacgcggtaatttatttatttatttatacacaTACATATACTCGTTTTATATAACATTGCTAAGTCTGAGGATAATTAGCTGGTGGCAGAACCAACCCCGGTGCCGTTGGCTGATGCTAAGAGGGATGTAGTGTTGGAAATTGCTCGCAATTTCAAGTTAACGTCAACACTCGCATGAAGAAGGCTCAGACACAACTGTTAATAGCACAGCCTTATGTAGATGAGGGGAAATTCGAAGAGGGTGTGTTGGAAATGTTTGCTGAAGGTAAAGTACTTACAGAGGCCGAGGTTCTATGCTGAGCTGGGGAAGCCTGGGAAACATATTTACTCACCAATGTGTATGTTTATACTCTGCTAACCCGTTTACCTTATATTGTTTTTTATCACtttattctgtgtgtgtgtgtgtgtgtgtgtgtgtgtgtgtgtggccgtTGTCCTATTCCAGAAAAACCGCAGCAGAAGCAGTCACTGACATAATCATTCCCTGAAAcattttttgcacctttccaatggcagataaaaaaaaaaatctgttcaaaATACGCGCAGCGCCAGCCGGAGTTAGAGGCATGGAGAGTCTGCGGGATGAGAGTCTAACAGATAAAGAGAGGTGAAGTGGGATAGACATAACTACAGCGAGAGAGGAGGTGAGTTTGTGCATATTATATACTCACCCTCCTTGACGTCACACAGCTTCCTCCGCCGGAAGGCATGTCTGCCAGCCAGGCTTCCCCTTAATCACCCTAATACCTGCCATTACTGTACTTCCTGCCTGTGGACATCAAACTTTCCAACTCCCCCCTCCGAGTGCTAGACAGCCTGAGCCAATAAGCTGGTCCTGGAGTAAtatccacttggcataatttacttactattatttaattatttatggttttatattgctatatttctgcactattattggttggtgcgactgtaacgaaacacaatttccctcgggatcaatagaatatgtctgtctgtctgtccgtctgtccATGCCATTCGTTTTTCTTTTGGATACAAACTTCCTCAAGAACATCCTGAGCTTCCTATGCCGAgcggagtctgaacttcccttctctgtaaccccactgGCTTTGCCTTGGTTTGTTTATGCTGGCCTCAGATCCGAGCGTTACCCTGCGGCATTGTTCGAAGGGCTGGGAGGGGCGACAACACGCTGTGTCCCAGTAAATAGATAAATGAAGTTAGAGTGGGCACAGTGCAGTTGCAGTACTCCCCGCCTTTCAGCACATCGACACGGTCTGCCGTGACGGGAAATTTGTCACGAACAACCGGTCGATACTTATGCAGAAGagaaatctgcatatgctggaaagccaagcaacacacacacacacacacacacacacacacacacacacacacacacacacacacacacacacacacacacacacacacacacacacacacacacacacacacacacacacacacacacacacacacacacacacacacacacacacacacacacctggatgaactcaacaggccgggcagcatcaatgggaaatAGTACAGAGTCTTAAGCTGGGGTGAGGGTAAGAAGATGAGAcggggggaggaagaaacacaaggttgcgGGTAAATGGTGAAAAGGGGTGAAACACAGAGATGTGAATTCGACAGGTGGATTAGACAAGGAGCCTGAGAaaaggatagaggggcgccctttcaaaacagagttgcgaagaaatttgtttagccaaagagtggtgttgctgtgaaggccaggtcgttgggtgtatttaaggcacagattgataagttcttgatggagacggcatcaaaggttacgtggagaaggccgggaactggtgttgaggaggagtaaagtatcagccatgattgaatggcggagcagactcgatgggccagatggactaattctgctcctatgtcttatgggctgaTGGTCTTttggaaatctgataggaaaggacagaagagcATGGACAATGGGAAGGAAGAGGAACACCAGACAGGCGGTTAAGGAGATTAGGTGAAGAGGGAaattggaatggggaatggtaaggGAGTGATGGGGCATTTacaggaagttcaagaaatcgatgtccaTGCCAACAGACTGTTGAAGATTAagcagacggaatatgaggtgttgctcctctagccTGAGTGTGAGCTTATCGCTACAGTAAAGGAAGCCACGGAGTGACGtgggggaatgggaatgggaatcagaatttaaatagctggccactgggagatccagctttCTTTCAGATTATAGTATCTTTGTCTTGTTTGCGTTTAGCGGAGGTCAGGCTGGCCGAGCATTACGCCCTCATTAACCTGAATTTTTTTGTGGTTTATTTTTGTCTAATATTTGGGAGTTGAGTGCGAATTCCTCCCAGCCCTCGGATGTATTTAAAAGGGCAATGCTATCCGTTGAGTAATGCGTCGATGGTAATCTTAGATTGGAGCGTTTCTGGCTTCGGTTTTAGTTTTCCCTGCATTTGGGTTATTCAATGTTTGATTTAGTTTATCTGTCTAATTAAACTCTAAGTTTAACTCTATCATTCCGAGTCTCCATGTTTTCGTGCGCATGTATCCGAACATAAACCTTGACAAATATGGCATCCACCAACAATGACCCCCAACATCCCAGCCATAATTTATTTTCGCGCCTGCTGCTAGGAAGGAGATAATGAACCTTAAATCCGACACCAGCAAGCTTACGGAAAATTGTTATTGCTAAAGCACCAGGCTCACTTTACAAACTTTGTGCAATGTCCAGGAGCTGATAGTAGCACCGAAGGTTAAGGATCCTTTCGGGAACAGTGATCAcgatatgatcgagttcactttgaccTTTGAGAAGAAGAAACTACAAAACATTGTGTCGATATTTCAGTggattaaaggaaattacaatgacatgagagcggaactggccaaagttgactggaaagggacactagcaggtaGGACAGCAGAATGGCAAAGGCTGGAGTTGCTGCAAATAAAAAACAAtgaggaagtgcaagacagatataatCCAAatcagaagaaatttttgaatggatgaAAGACACTACAGTGGCTGGcggtgaagtcagagccaaagagcaaaagagagggctaaacctggtgggaagatagaggattgggaaccttTGAACAACTTGCAGCagaaaactaagaaggtcattcggaaggaaaagatgagcgtcagggaagtgaagtatttTGACTGACAATTGTAACTGAAAAGGTGTTCAGGAAGCTAAATgctggataaatctcctggacttgatggaatgCAGACTTAGATTCTGAAGAGAGTAGCAGGAGAGATTGCGAAAGcaataacaatgatctttcaagaatcgacatCTTCAACGTTGTATCGAAtggctggaaatttgcaaatgttactccgctattttgttggaatcgattgctgGGGGTGGGATTAAGGCGTACCTGGGGGCATACGTCAtggtaggccaaagccagcatagtttactgaaaggaaaatccagccTGACAACCATactgaatattttgaggaaattacaagcagggtagagaaaggagatgtagtagatgtgatatacttggattttcagagcgcctttgacaaggtaccgaaCGTGAcgttgcttag harbors:
- the LOC140721432 gene encoding erythroblast NAD(P)(+)--arginine ADP-ribosyltransferase-like, with amino-acid sequence METTRLFSWILILVSTTCHLSRGNASNSGDDVIILSMMENSAAYVYTQSDESDRLAIEYLAKECEINKTLDDAWTEAVEKRKNDPRLSKVPVPRGLKEEHVVAIIAYTLVTELYRQFNAALRLCGANDSVYAEKFPFKSFQYLLSIALERLREDFGKPPQPTYRGMTIRSIGKMGDRIKFGYFASSSRSEKHEEFGRETMFNISSQYGAQIQKYSAIPDEEEVLIPPYEAFIITSYQPRADGVDISLHTDGKAEIRVRVERGSKGEMIVLRCEGTAIFPMVWLSILALLLHISL